A genomic window from Sorex araneus isolate mSorAra2 chromosome 2, mSorAra2.pri, whole genome shotgun sequence includes:
- the GTPBP3 gene encoding tRNA modification GTPase GTPBP3, mitochondrial isoform X2, translated as MWRGLWTLVSRAACGPGRPCTRRVSGVPGPAAGATIFALSSGQGRCGVAVIRTSGPASSQALRSLTTPRDLPLARSACLRLLSDPRSGEPLDRALVLWFPGPRSFTGEDCAEFHVHGGPAVVSGVLQALGRVPGLRPAEAGEFTRRAFAHGKLTLTEVEGLADLIHAETEAQRRQALRQLDGELGHLCRGWAETLTKALAHVEAYIDFAEDDNLEEGVLERADSQVQELEAALGAHLRDARRGQRLRSGAHVVVAGPPNAGKSSLVNLLSRKPVSIVSPEPGTTRDVLEIPVDLAGFPALLSDTAGLREGAGPVEQEGVRRARQRLEQADLILAVLDVSDLASPSSCSFLDTVIRPRSPNGSGQRLLLILNKSDLLVPGPLQWSGDLPPHVLLSCRTGEGLDSLLEALRKELAALCPGMSR; from the exons ATGTGGCGGGGGCTGTGGACCCTGGTCTCCCGGGCGGCATGTGGGCCTGGCAG GCCGTGCACGCGCCGGGTCAGCGGCGTCCCGGGCCCCGCTGCCGGGGCCACCATCTTTGCGCTGAGCTCGGGTCAGGGCCGCTGCGGCGTCGCCGTGATCCGGACCAGCGGCCCCGCCAGCAGCCAGGCTCTCCGCAGCCTCACGACGCCGCGGGACCTGCCCCTGGCCCGCAGCGCCTGCCTGCGCCTGCTCAGCGACCCACGCTCCGGGGAGCCGCTGGACCGCGCGCTCGTGCTCTGGTTCCCAG GTCCCCGGAGTTTCACGGGTGAGGACTGCGCCGAGTTCCATGTACACGGAGGCCCAGCCGTGGTGAGTGGCGTCCTGCAGGCCCTGG GCCGCGTGCCCGGGCTACGGCCAGCAGAAGCGGGCGAATTCACCAGACGGGCTTTTGCCCACGGGAAGCTGACCCTGACCGAGGTGGAGGGCTTGGCGGATCTGATCCAcgcagaaactgaggcacaaaggcGGCAGGCGCTGAGGCAGCTGGATGGGGAGCTGGGTCACCTCTGCCGCGGCTGGGCTGAGACCCTCACCAAG gctctggcccatGTCGAGGCCTATATCGACTTTGCTGAGGATGACAACCTGGAGGAGGGCGTGCTGGAGCGAG CtgacagccaggtgcaggagcTGGAGGCAGCACTGGGCGCACATCTCCGAGACGCCCGACGCGGGCAGAGGCTGCGCTCAGGGGCGCACGTGGTGGTCGCAGGGCCCCCCAATGCCGGCAAGAGCAGCCTGGTGAACCTGCTCA GCCGGAAGCCTGTGTCCATCGTGTCCCCAGAGCCAGGGACCACTCGTGATGTGCTGGAGATCCCCGTCGACTTGGCTGgcttcccagcactgctgagtgacaCAGCCGGGCTGCGGGAGGGCGCAGGGCCTGTGGAGCAGGAGGGCGTACGGCGTGCCCGCCAGAG GCTCGAGCAGGCCGATCTCATTCTGGCTGTGCTGGATGTTTCTGACCTGGCCTCACCATCCAGCTGCAGCTTCCTGGACACAGTTATCAGGCCCAGGAGCCCCAATGGGAGCGGCCAGCGCCTCCTGCTGATACTAAACAAGTCGGACCTGCTTGTGCCCGGGCCTCTGCAGTGGAGTGGGGACCT